A single region of the Chionomys nivalis chromosome 23, mChiNiv1.1, whole genome shotgun sequence genome encodes:
- the LOC130865585 gene encoding mas-related G-protein coupled receptor member A-like → MAGFLSLNTSASGTAVTTNPMNKAVPGSFNSIALVPNLMIIISGLFGLTGNAIVFWFLCFRLRRNAFSVYILNLAVADFLFLLCHIIDSTLLLLEFSYPNIIFLPAFNTVMMVPYIAGLSMLSAISTERCLSVLCPIWYRCRRPKHTSAVVCAAIWILSMLISILNWYFCVFLDAKYKNVNLCRASHFFTAACLMFLFVVLFLSSLTLLARLFCGAGRIKLTRLYATIMLTVLVFLLCGLPFGIHWFLLIWIKTDYDVFDYGLYLASLVLTAINSCANPVIYFFVGSFRHQLKHQTLKMVLQRALQDVPGMGENGSSVPQDTTEMSNNRVEQRGRELPGPQR, encoded by the coding sequence ATGGCAGGGTTTCTGAGCCTCAACACCTCAGCCTCGGGGACGGCAGTCACTACAAATCCAATGAACAAAGCCGTGCCTGGGAGTTTCAACAGCATAGCCCTGGTCCCTAACTTGATGATCATCATCTCAGGACTGTTTGGACTGACAGGAAACGCCATTGTGTTCTGGTTCCTGTGCTTCCGCTTGCGCAGGAACGCCTTCTCCGTCTACATCCTAAACCTGGCGGTGGCTGACTTCCTATTCCTCCTCTGTCACATCATAGACTCCACGCTGCTTCTCCTCGAGTTTTCCTATCCCAACATTATCTTCCTCCCAGCCTTTAACACCGTCATGATGGTTCCCTACATAGCAGgcctgagcatgctcagtgccATCAGCACCGAGCGCTGCCTGTCTGTCCTGTGCCCGATCTGGTATCGCTGCCGCCGCCCGAAACACACATCAGCTGTCGTGTGTGCTGCGATCTGGATCCTGTCCATGTTGATCAGCATTCTGAACTGGTATTTCTGTGTCTTCTTAGATGCCAAATATAAAAATGTCAACCTGTGTCGGGCATCACATTTCTTCACTGCTGCGTGcctgatgtttttgtttgtggtcCTCTTTCTGTCCAGCCTGACCCTGCTGGCCAGGTTGTTCTGTGGTGCTGGTCGGATCAAGCTCACCAGACTGTACGCGACCATCATGCTCACAGTGTTGGTTTTTCTCCTCTGCGGCTTACCCTTTGGCATCCACTGGTTCCTGTTAATCTGGATTAAGACTGATTATGATGTATTTGACTATGGCCTTTATCTGGCATCACTTGTTCTGACTGCCATTAACAGCTGTGCCAACCCCGTCATTTACTTCTTCGTGGGCTCCTTCAGGCATCAGCTGAAGCATCAGACCCTCAAGATGGTTCTCCAGAGGGCTCTACAGGACGTCCCTGGGATGGGTGAAAATGGAAGCAGTGTCCCTCAGGACACCACGGAGATGTCAAACAACAGAGtggagcagagaggaagagaactgCCTGGACCTCAGAGATGA